In Capsicum annuum cultivar UCD-10X-F1 chromosome 11, UCD10Xv1.1, whole genome shotgun sequence, one genomic interval encodes:
- the LOC124888600 gene encoding ethylene-responsive transcription factor 11-like isoform X1, which translates to MVRKRKSGKFATEIRDPFSKKRIWLGTFNTAEEASEVYQSKKLEFQEKLNKAKNANKKKAISAKFELGNSSSDPSSTVDSQTSDSSNDQESEEELWMGQWIRISESPKCTAFGVFDTHHPVVLGT; encoded by the exons ATGGTTAGGAAGAGAAAATCAGGGAAATTTGCTACTGAGATTAGAGACCCATTTAGCAAGAAAAGAATTTGGTTGGGTACTTTTAATACAGCTGAAGAAGCTTCTGAGGTTTATCAATCTAAGAAACTTGAGTTTCAAGAGAAGTTGAATAAGGCTAAAAATGCAAATAAGAAAAAGGCTATTTCTGCAAAATTTGAACTTGGGAATTCTTCTAGTGATCCATCATCAACAGTGGATTCTCAAACCTCGGATTCATCGAATGATCAAGAAAGCGAAGAAGAGCTGTGGATGGGGCAGTGGATACGGATTTCAG AATCTCCAAAATGCACTGCTTTTGGTGTATTCGACACACACCATCCTGTTGTCTTGGGGACTTGA
- the LOC124888600 gene encoding ethylene-responsive transcription factor 11-like isoform X2: MVRKRKSGKFATEIRDPFSKKRIWLGTFNTAEEASEVYQSKKLEFQEKLNKAKNANKKKAISAKFELGNSSSDPSSTVDSQTSDSSNDQESEEELWMGQWIRISVAVASYASRYF; the protein is encoded by the exons ATGGTTAGGAAGAGAAAATCAGGGAAATTTGCTACTGAGATTAGAGACCCATTTAGCAAGAAAAGAATTTGGTTGGGTACTTTTAATACAGCTGAAGAAGCTTCTGAGGTTTATCAATCTAAGAAACTTGAGTTTCAAGAGAAGTTGAATAAGGCTAAAAATGCAAATAAGAAAAAGGCTATTTCTGCAAAATTTGAACTTGGGAATTCTTCTAGTGATCCATCATCAACAGTGGATTCTCAAACCTCGGATTCATCGAATGATCAAGAAAGCGAAGAAGAGCTGTGGATGGGGCAGTGGATACGGATTTCAG TTGCAGTTGCAAGCTATGCAAgtcgatatttttga